TGCCCACTCCGTTAAAAAAGTACCCGTCGCTTGCGCCTTTCTTCAAGGACAAGGAACCCCAGGAGTTCGAGGTCCGGGCGCTTACCGGCGAGGAGATCTATACCGCTGAGCACCGGGTCCAGATCAACAAGGACCTGCCGGGCGCCATCGAAGCCATCATGAAACGGTTCACGGCGCAGCGGATCGATGCGGTCCTGGATTCCATGGGCCTGGGCGACAGCGTCCCGGACCAGAAGGTCTACGAGCAGGCGGTGATCCAGTTCGGCATCGTAAAAATCGGCGGGGTCGAGGTCCAGTTGACCCAGGAGGATGCGGTCAAATTCCTGGACCATTGCACGGCGGCCGGCCGGCTGCTCTTCAAGAGAATTCTCACCCTTTCCAACATGGGAAACATCCCGTTGGGGGAATCGAACGCCTCTGGAACAACCCAAGGGTCAGAGACGCCCTGATACTGGGCTCCAGGGGCATTGACGGCAGCGGCGGTCAACGCTTCCTTTTCGAGATCATCCCGGACCTGTTTCCCCAGCCGTACCTTACCGACCTCGAGCGCCATCTCTGGGCGCGGTTCAACGATTGGCGCAGAGAAATAACCGGGCGGAAATAATGGCCGACCTTCAAAAGAAAATCGAGATCCTGTTCCAGGGAACCAACCGGGTGGGCGACGTCATCACCTCCGTCGGCCGGGATCTCGATAATCTCAATTACCGGATTACCACGGTCGCCCAGCCCTTCGCCGAGGTCACCGCGTCCGTTGCCAAGCTCGATGCCCTCCTGGCCGCCCTGGCCGCCGGCGGCATTGCGATAGCCTATAGCGAATCGTCGAAACTCAAATCCGCGTTTACGGAACTGAAGAAGGTCGCCGGCGACAATGCGGAGGCCCTGAATACCGCCAAGGCCAGTGCCAAGGACCTGTCGAACGAGTACGGCGAAGCGGCCGCCTCGGTCCTCAGCTCCACGGCCAGCTACAAACAGGCCGGCTTCGACATCCAGGGGGCCATGACCCTGGCCAAGGACGGCATGGACCTGGTCATTGCCGGCGAACTGGCAGCGTCCACCTCGAGCGAAATCCTGATCGCATCGCTGAAAGGCTTCAAGGCGCCGGCCGAGGATGCCCGGCGGTTGATCGACATCCTCAACGAGGTCTCCAACAACTACGCCACCGACATCGAACAGCTCGGCCGGGGCATGGCCGGGATCTCGCCCATCGCACTGAAGATGGGCTTTTCCATGGAGGAGACCGCCGGGATTATTACGCCGGTGATCGAGGTGTTCCGGTCCGGGGACGAGGCGGCCGTGGCCCTGAAAACCGGCCTCCTCAAACTGATCGACGATTCCAAACCGGTCCAGGAGGCCCTGGCCTCCATCGGCGTTTCGCAAAAAGACGCCAACGGGCAGCTGCGGTCCGGCAAGGACATCCTCTATGACGTAGCCAAGGCCTTCCAGACGATTGACGAGCCGCAGAAGCTGTTTGTCACCCAGCAGCTGGTCGGTATCGAGCAAAGCGCCCGCATGGTGGAGGTGTTCGACGGCCTGAGCAAATCGTCCGAGATCACCGCCGTTGCCATGAATTCCACCGGGTCCGCGGCCAAAGAGGTGGCCGAACGGTTAAAGGACCCGGAGGTTGCGGTCAACCGGCTGATCCAGGGCCTCAAGAACCTCGCATCGTCGGTCGGCGACGATTTCCAGGAAGCCGGCACCGGGGCGGTCAACGGCATCACGGCCATCCTGAATTCCCTCGAGGATGCCGTCGACGAGGACGCCTTCGAACCGCTGCTCGGCGCCCTGAACGATTTCCTGGACGGGATTTCCCAAAAGCTCCTGCTGATCGCCGAGAACCTGCCGGAGGCCCTGGAGGATGTGGACTATTCCGGATTCCTCGATGAACTCGGGGACCTCCGGGAAACCGTCGGCAGCCTGTTCGACGATATCGACATCAGCGATCCGGAGTCCCTGGCCCGGGCCATCCAGAAGGTTGTCGACACGTTCGAAAGCCTGGTGGAATTCAGCGAAGGCGTTGCATCCGTCTTTGTCACCGTCGCCGGCTACGCTTCCGATCTGATCGAC
This window of the uncultured Desulfosarcina sp. genome carries:
- a CDS encoding phage tail tape measure protein, with the protein product MADLQKKIEILFQGTNRVGDVITSVGRDLDNLNYRITTVAQPFAEVTASVAKLDALLAALAAGGIAIAYSESSKLKSAFTELKKVAGDNAEALNTAKASAKDLSNEYGEAAASVLSSTASYKQAGFDIQGAMTLAKDGMDLVIAGELAASTSSEILIASLKGFKAPAEDARRLIDILNEVSNNYATDIEQLGRGMAGISPIALKMGFSMEETAGIITPVIEVFRSGDEAAVALKTGLLKLIDDSKPVQEALASIGVSQKDANGQLRSGKDILYDVAKAFQTIDEPQKLFVTQQLVGIEQSARMVEVFDGLSKSSEITAVAMNSTGSAAKEVAERLKDPEVAVNRLIQGLKNLASSVGDDFQEAGTGAVNGITAILNSLEDAVDEDAFEPLLGALNDFLDGISQKLLLIAENLPEALEDVDYSGFLDELGDLRETVGSLFDDIDISDPESLARAIQKVVDTFESLVEFSEGVASVFVTVAGYASDLIDGVNSLDDGTLSLLGNLSGLATTVTMVAAPVGLVTSAIGGFGSVLTTSTKLTGSMATGLGSLITSFPTLFSVVSAGVGGWAFGTLLREAIPEIDETGQSLLGLIDKYTGLFGVYEEQQKVQAESIAVEQRYREVMEARAQVAETAAEVSYEANLAIVNATENAADSTEDLTEKMRELGILVEEPKKVAIDTAEAGKKLQELEIWRESTGTWKTITVPVDTSQVEEAKEKIEEIPAVKRLEFETDLRIAEVKAQAETIQASLKFKAEVDVARIQADAEIMKAAFESVGESVAAIASTSSSMFSDLADFEGTMSEKWFLQDVLKEQMALEREAVETQKELTHAQAEYLKARTERMKSGEALITVDGAGLQPHLEMIMWELFAAIQIRAKEEGLDQLLLGG